A DNA window from Enterobacter cloacae subsp. cloacae ATCC 13047 contains the following coding sequences:
- a CDS encoding OsmC family protein, which translates to MTIHKHGSAHWSGDIKNGKGTVSTESGVLNQQPYGFNTRFESAKGTNPEELIGAAHAACFSMALSLMIGEAGYTADSIDTTADVSLDKTDGGFAISKIALNSKVTVPGIDPQKFDGIIQKAKAGCPVSQVLKAEITLDYKLN; encoded by the coding sequence ATGACGATTCATAAGCACGGTTCGGCACACTGGTCTGGTGATATCAAAAATGGCAAAGGGACGGTCTCAACGGAAAGTGGCGTCCTGAATCAACAACCTTACGGCTTTAACACCCGCTTCGAAAGCGCTAAAGGCACTAACCCGGAAGAGTTGATTGGCGCAGCTCACGCCGCCTGTTTTTCAATGGCGCTGTCGCTGATGATTGGTGAAGCGGGCTATACCGCCGATTCCATCGATACCACGGCGGATGTCTCGCTGGATAAAACCGATGGCGGCTTCGCAATCAGCAAAATTGCGCTAAACAGCAAGGTCACCGTACCGGGTATCGACCCGCAGAAATTCGACGGCATCATCCAGAAAGCGAAAGCAGGATGCCCGGTGTCGCAGGTACTGAAAGCGGAAATCACGCTGGACTATAAACTTAACTAA
- a CDS encoding LysR family transcriptional regulator yields MDQLMAMRAFTRVVETGSFTRAADSLNMPIATLSKLVKALEAHLEIRLLHRTTRRVVTTPEGAEYYEKAVRVLIDIEDIDTSFRVSHATPKGHLRVDIGGSTARDVLIPLLPDFMQRYPDIRIDLGVADRPVDLISGNVDCVIRGGPLNDSTLIARHLGDADMVTCATPGYLKKHGVPAYPQELRNGHKLISYLSPVTGRPFPFRFRKGGEVQEIGISHYLGVNESNAHLAAAVAGLGIIQTFTYSAKTYLQAGTLQEILSDWHPAAYPFHVVYPQNRHLTHRLKAFIAWLAAVFPAALKG; encoded by the coding sequence ATGGACCAGCTCATGGCGATGCGCGCCTTCACGCGGGTTGTGGAAACCGGGAGCTTTACCCGAGCGGCTGATTCGCTAAACATGCCCATTGCCACACTGAGCAAGCTTGTGAAAGCGCTTGAGGCGCATCTTGAAATACGGCTGCTGCACCGTACCACCCGCCGGGTGGTCACGACGCCGGAAGGCGCGGAGTATTATGAAAAAGCGGTCAGGGTGCTCATTGATATCGAAGATATCGATACCTCGTTTCGCGTCTCTCACGCCACACCGAAAGGACATCTGCGGGTGGATATTGGCGGTTCGACTGCCCGCGACGTGCTCATCCCCCTGCTCCCGGATTTCATGCAGCGCTACCCGGATATTCGCATCGATCTTGGCGTGGCGGATCGTCCTGTTGATTTGATCAGCGGCAACGTGGATTGTGTGATCAGAGGCGGTCCGCTGAACGATTCCACCCTTATCGCCCGTCATCTGGGCGACGCCGACATGGTGACCTGCGCAACGCCGGGCTATCTGAAAAAGCACGGCGTTCCGGCTTATCCCCAAGAGTTGCGTAACGGACATAAACTTATAAGCTATCTCTCCCCGGTCACCGGGCGGCCCTTTCCGTTTCGCTTCAGGAAAGGCGGCGAGGTGCAGGAGATCGGCATTTCGCACTATCTCGGCGTTAATGAAAGCAATGCGCACCTGGCAGCGGCGGTGGCAGGATTGGGCATCATTCAGACGTTTACGTATTCAGCAAAGACATATCTTCAGGCGGGTACGTTACAAGAAATTTTAAGCGACTGGCACCCGGCGGCGTATCCGTTTCACGTGGTTTACCCGCAAAACCGGCATCTGACGCATCGCCTTAAGGCGTTTATTGCATGGCTGGCAGCGGTTTTTCCTGCTGCGCTGAAGGGATAG
- a CDS encoding SDR family NAD(P)-dependent oxidoreductase codes for MNTTLFEKIALVTGGSTGIGLATAQELAAQGAKVYITGRRQAELDAAVAQIDSRAVGIRADVSQLADLDRVYAQIAKEEGRLDILFANAGGGDMLPLGAITEEQFDRIFGTNVRGVLFTVQKALPLLSAGSSIILTGSTVSIKGTANFSVYSASKAAVRNFARSWALDLQGRGIRINVVSPGPVKTPGLGELVPEEHRQGLYDALAAQVPLGRLGAPGEVGKVVAFLASDAASFINATELFVDGGMAQI; via the coding sequence ATGAACACAACGCTCTTCGAAAAAATCGCACTGGTCACTGGCGGCAGCACCGGTATTGGTCTTGCCACGGCGCAGGAGCTGGCGGCTCAAGGCGCCAAAGTTTATATCACCGGTCGTCGACAGGCCGAGCTGGATGCCGCCGTCGCACAAATTGATTCCCGTGCGGTGGGTATTCGTGCTGACGTCTCACAACTCGCCGATCTGGATCGAGTCTATGCGCAGATAGCAAAAGAAGAAGGGCGTCTCGATATTTTGTTCGCCAATGCGGGTGGCGGAGATATGCTGCCGCTGGGAGCAATCACCGAGGAGCAGTTTGACCGTATTTTCGGCACAAACGTGCGCGGAGTGCTGTTTACAGTACAAAAAGCGCTGCCGCTGTTATCTGCCGGGTCGTCCATTATTCTGACCGGTTCAACGGTGTCGATAAAGGGAACGGCAAACTTTAGCGTCTACAGCGCCAGCAAAGCCGCCGTGCGCAACTTTGCCCGCTCCTGGGCGCTGGATCTGCAGGGCCGTGGGATCCGTATCAACGTGGTCAGTCCTGGCCCCGTCAAAACCCCGGGACTCGGCGAACTGGTGCCAGAAGAACATCGTCAGGGGCTGTACGATGCGCTGGCTGCACAGGTTCCGTTAGGACGTTTAGGTGCGCCGGGCGAGGTGGGGAAAGTGGTGGCGTTTCTGGCCTCTGACGCGGCCAGCTTTATTAACGCCACCGAGCTGTTTGTTGATGGTGGGATGGCGCAAATTTAA
- a CDS encoding ABC transporter ATP-binding protein, with product MSDVLLELDRVHVNFPARKNWLGRVTEQVHALNGLDLQIHRGETLGIVGESGCGKSTLAQLLMGMLKPSAGLCARTNHAGGMQMVFQDPLSSLDPRLPVWRIITEPVWVQKRSSERERRQLAENLAQQVGIRPEYLDRLPHAFSGGQRQRIAIARALSSDPDIIVLDEPTSALDISVQAQILNLLVKLQQERNLTYVLISHNISVVRHMSDRVAVMYLGQIVELGTAAQVLVTPRHPYTRLLLDSVPRTGEPLDENLALRKTDLPGNRHLPEGCYFRDRCPQATQGCERPQPLQPSHEGRSVRCWRNVD from the coding sequence ATGTCTGACGTACTGCTGGAACTGGATCGCGTGCACGTTAACTTTCCCGCACGCAAAAACTGGCTGGGGCGGGTCACGGAACAGGTGCATGCTCTTAACGGGCTGGATCTTCAGATCCATCGCGGCGAAACGCTGGGGATTGTTGGCGAATCCGGCTGTGGTAAAAGCACACTGGCGCAGCTTTTAATGGGGATGCTCAAACCCAGTGCCGGCCTGTGTGCACGGACAAACCACGCGGGCGGTATGCAGATGGTGTTCCAGGATCCGCTCTCGTCGCTTGACCCGCGTCTGCCGGTCTGGCGCATTATCACCGAGCCGGTGTGGGTGCAAAAACGCAGCAGCGAACGGGAACGACGTCAGCTTGCTGAAAACCTGGCGCAGCAGGTCGGTATCCGCCCGGAATACCTCGACCGCCTGCCGCACGCCTTTTCCGGCGGGCAGCGCCAGCGTATTGCTATCGCCCGCGCTCTTTCCTCTGACCCGGACATCATCGTGCTGGATGAGCCCACCAGCGCGCTGGATATTTCCGTACAGGCGCAGATCCTCAATTTACTGGTGAAGCTGCAGCAGGAACGCAACCTGACCTATGTGCTGATATCCCATAACATCTCGGTTGTCAGGCACATGAGCGATCGCGTGGCGGTGATGTATCTGGGGCAGATTGTCGAACTGGGCACGGCGGCACAGGTGCTGGTTACGCCGCGTCATCCCTACACCCGGCTGCTGCTCGATTCCGTTCCCAGAACCGGTGAGCCGCTGGATGAAAACCTGGCGCTGCGTAAAACGGATCTCCCGGGGAACCGCCATCTGCCCGAGGGGTGCTATTTCCGCGACCGTTGTCCGCAGGCCACGCAGGGGTGTGAACGCCCGCAGCCGCTACAGCCTTCACACGAGGGCCGTAGCGTGCGCTGCTGGCGTAATGTGGATTAA
- a CDS encoding ABC transporter ATP-binding protein — protein MSEAVLTIEDLHLSFPIFRGEVHALNHVSLEIKRGEIVGVVGESGSGKSVTAMLTMRLLPEGSYRVHRGQVKLLGEDVLNASEKQLRQWRGAKVAMIFQEPMTALNPTRRIGKQMVEVIRQHQPLSRRDAGKKAITLLEEMQIPDAAEVMERYPFELSGGMRQRVMIALAFSCEPELIIADEPTTALDVTVQLQVLRLLKHKARASGTSVLFISHDMAVVSQLCDRMYVMYAGSVIESGTTQTLIHHPVHPYSIGLLQCAPENGEPREMLPAIPGTVPNLSQLPRGCAFRERCFAAGVKCTETPRLLPQGAEGQRAACWYPQQEKTHV, from the coding sequence ATGAGCGAAGCAGTATTAACCATTGAAGATTTACACCTGAGCTTCCCGATATTTCGCGGTGAAGTTCACGCCCTGAACCACGTATCGCTGGAGATCAAACGCGGCGAGATTGTTGGCGTAGTGGGCGAATCCGGCTCCGGAAAATCGGTAACGGCGATGCTGACCATGCGTCTGCTGCCGGAGGGCAGTTACCGGGTCCATCGCGGGCAGGTAAAACTGTTGGGTGAAGATGTCCTGAATGCTTCGGAAAAACAGCTCCGCCAGTGGCGCGGTGCCAAAGTGGCGATGATTTTTCAGGAGCCGATGACAGCGCTGAACCCAACGCGACGAATTGGCAAACAGATGGTGGAGGTGATCCGCCAGCATCAGCCCCTTTCACGGCGTGATGCCGGGAAAAAAGCGATCACCCTGCTGGAAGAGATGCAGATCCCGGATGCGGCGGAGGTCATGGAACGTTATCCGTTCGAGCTGTCCGGTGGCATGCGCCAGCGGGTGATGATTGCGCTGGCCTTCTCCTGCGAGCCTGAACTGATTATTGCCGATGAGCCGACCACCGCACTGGACGTCACCGTCCAGCTACAGGTACTGCGATTGCTGAAGCATAAAGCGCGGGCCAGCGGAACCTCGGTACTGTTCATCAGCCACGATATGGCGGTGGTTTCACAGCTCTGCGATCGGATGTATGTCATGTACGCCGGGAGCGTGATTGAAAGCGGCACCACGCAAACGCTGATCCACCATCCCGTTCATCCCTATTCCATCGGCCTGTTGCAGTGTGCGCCTGAAAACGGCGAGCCGCGCGAGATGCTGCCTGCCATCCCCGGTACAGTGCCCAATCTTAGCCAGCTTCCGCGCGGGTGTGCTTTTCGGGAGCGCTGTTTTGCTGCGGGCGTAAAATGCACTGAAACGCCGCGCTTACTGCCTCAGGGGGCCGAAGGCCAGCGGGCGGCCTGCTGGTATCCGCAACAGGAGAAAACCCATGTCTGA